A genomic window from Elaeis guineensis isolate ETL-2024a chromosome 3, EG11, whole genome shotgun sequence includes:
- the LOC105040986 gene encoding aspartyl protease family protein 2 — protein sequence MTSPYSTVPPFLVLLLCSLLLPYPTSASLFNWSSSATSHGSPLPGIELPTLLSFNAVTSSDKSSCNHPLDAAGPSEAKGQYRHDDPVYSDDEDDDDAVPASSALKLHLKHRFAKVPGAAEWTRKESLVNSTHRDLSRIHTLLMRRLVEQEEEQNTVSRLRTTAGKTDNRSVTSELMEKGAASAQPELAGRLMATLESGVTLGAGEYFIDVFVGTPPRHFSLILDTGSDLNWIQCLPCHDCFEQHGPVYDPTASSTYHNVSCGDPRCGLVSQPWPCRSGDRSCPYFYWYGDHSNTTGDLALETFTVNLTAADGTATEFRRVDNVIFGCGHWNRGLFHGAAGLLGLGRGPLSFSSQLRSLYGHTFSYCLVDRNSDLSVSSKLIFGEDRNLLAHPDLNYTSFVNTTAKEDNTADTFYYVRIKEIVVGREVLNIPPETWELSPEGAGGTIVDSGTTLSYFANPAYQAIKEAFVKKVNNKYPVVEDFPILSPCYNVSGVDKVELPEFAIRFADGAVWNFPVENYFIRLDPEEIVCLAILGTPSSPLSILGNYQQQNFHIMYDMKKFRLGFAPMRCAQV from the coding sequence ATGACTTCTCCTTATAGTACAGTTCCCCCCTTCTTGGTTCTCCTCCTGTGCTCCCTTCTCCTCCCGTATCCCACTTCAGCTTCTCTCTTCAACTGGAGCAGCTCGGCGACATCCCATGGCTCTCCCCTCCCCGGCATCGAATTGCCGACCCTCCTCAGCTTCAACGCCGTCACCTCTTCCGACAAGTCAAGCTGCAATCACCCCCTCGATGCCGCCGGCCCTTCCGAAGCGAAGGGTCAATACCGCCACGATGACCCCGTCTACAGCGACGATGAAGACGACGACGACGCCGTGCCGGCCTCTTCGGCCTTGAAGCTCCATCTCAAGCACCGGTTCGCGAAGGTCCCCGGTGCCGCCGAGTGGACTAGAAAAGAATCTCTGGTCAACTCCACCCACAGAGACCTTTCAAGAATCCACACGCTTCTCATGAGGAGGCTTGTAGAGCAGGAGGAGGAGCAGAACACCGTGTCCCGCCTTAGGACGACCGCGGGCAAGACCGATAACCGCTCGGTCACCTCCGAGTTGATGGAAAAGGGGGCAGCTTCGGCGCAGCCGGAGCTTGCTGGGCGGCTGATGGCCACCCTGGAATCCGGCGTCACCCTCGGCGCCGGCGAGTACTTCATCGACGTATTCGTCGGCACGCCGCCGCGGCACTTCTCCCTGATCCTCGACACGGGCAGCGACCTGAACTGGATCCAATGCCTCCCGTGCCATGACTGCTTCGAGCAGCACGGTCCCGTCTACGACCCCACCGCCTCCTCCACCTACCACAACGTCAGCTGCGGCGATCCCCGCTGCGGCCTCGTCTCGCAGCCGTGGCCCTGCCGCTCCGGCGACCGGTCCTGCCCCTACTTCTACTGGTATGGCGACCATTCCAACACCACCGGCGACCTCGCCCTGGAGACGTTCACCGTCAACCTCACCGCCGCGGACGGCACCGCCACCGAGTTCCGCCGCGTGGACAACGTCATTTTCGGGTGCGGCCACTGGAACCGGGGGCTCTTCCACGGTGCCGCCGGCCTCCTGGGCCTCGGCCGCGggcccctctctttctcctcccaGCTCCGCTCCCTCTACGGCCACACCTTCTCCTACTGCCTCGTCGACCGCAACAGCGACCTCAGCGTCTCCAGCAAGCTCATCTTCGGTGAGGACCGCAACCTCCTCGCCCACCCCGATCTCAACTACACCTCCTTCGTCAACACCACCGCTAAGGAGGACAACACGGCCGACACCTTCTACTACGTCCGGATAAAGGAGATAGTCGTCGGCCGGGAGGTGCTAAACATCCCTCCAGAGACGTGGGAATTGTCGCCGGAGGGGGCGGGCGGAACCATCGTGGACTCCGGCACGACGCTGAGCTACTTCGCGAACCCGGCCTACCAAGCGATAAAGGAGGCCTTCGTCAAGAAGGTGAACAATAAGTATCCGGTGGTGGAGGACTTTCCGATACTCAGTCCTTGCTACAATGTGTCGGGTGTCGACAAAGTGGAGCTGCCGGAGTTCGCGATCCGGTTCGCGGACGGGGCGGTGTGGAACTTCCCGGTGGAGAATTACTTCATCCGGCTGGATCCGGAGGAGATCGTCTGCCTCGCCATCCTCGGCACGCCGAGCTCGCCGCTGTCGATACTGGGTAATTATCAGCAGCAGAATTTCCACATCATGTATGATATGAAGAAGTTCCGGTTGGGGTTTGCGCCGATGAGGTGTGCTCAAGTGTAG